One Corallococcus exiguus DNA segment encodes these proteins:
- the fadJ gene encoding fatty acid oxidation complex subunit alpha FadJ yields MATKQEAVEAKQGLSYDVTNGVAVITVDQPGAPVNTLSPDVGAAFSDLLLQAERDPEVKAVVFISGKKDNFVAGANIDFLQTLKSPADVEAISRAAHAEFDRLEAFSKPVVAAIHGACLGGGLEWALACHYRIVTDSPKSVVGLPETQLGLIPGAGGTQRLPALIGAEAALDLILTGKNVKPSKAKKLGVVDEVVPVPMLKDLALKRAAELAAGTLKVERSHQGFKAVAQSSKKKGIAGLFQGLINKDLWKEAALEDNPLGRKVMFDQAKKQLLKKTRGKYPAQEKALQVIRVGLESGRKAGLEAEAKAFGELVFTDVSRRLVEIFFATTALKKENGTSNPNLKPREVKKVGVLGGGLMGGGIAYVAGVLQGVPVRVKDRDDAGAGRALKQVQTVLDERVKRRSLTRLESNAKLSNITAGTDYSGFKSVDLIIEAVFEDLKLKHQVIAEVEAVTGENTIFASNTSSLPIGELAKGSNRPSQVIGMHYFSPVHKMPLLEIITHPGTAEWVTATCVDVGKKQGKTVIVVNDGPGFYTSRILAPYMNEAAYLLAEGADIVQLDKALVDFGFPVGPITLLDEVGIDVAQKVGPIMEAAFGKRMVAPKALAGVVSDGRLGRKTNKGFYLYENGKKKEVDPQVYLLLPHGKDRKSLDPAEMAERVALQMVNEAIRCLGEGILRSPRDGDVGAIFGLGFPPFLGGPFRYADALGPANLLRKLEHYQDKYGERFTPAPLLVEKVRANKGFYES; encoded by the coding sequence ATGGCGACCAAGCAAGAGGCAGTCGAAGCGAAGCAGGGCTTGAGCTACGACGTCACGAACGGCGTCGCGGTCATCACCGTGGACCAGCCGGGCGCGCCGGTGAACACGCTGTCCCCAGACGTGGGCGCCGCGTTCTCCGACCTGCTCCTTCAGGCGGAGCGGGACCCGGAGGTGAAGGCCGTCGTCTTCATCTCCGGCAAGAAGGACAACTTCGTCGCCGGCGCGAACATCGACTTCCTGCAGACCCTCAAGTCCCCGGCGGACGTGGAGGCCATCAGCCGCGCCGCGCACGCGGAGTTCGACCGGCTGGAGGCCTTCTCCAAGCCCGTGGTCGCGGCCATCCACGGCGCGTGTCTGGGCGGCGGTCTGGAGTGGGCGCTCGCGTGCCACTACCGCATCGTCACGGACAGCCCCAAGTCGGTGGTGGGCCTGCCGGAGACGCAGCTGGGCCTCATCCCCGGGGCCGGCGGCACGCAGCGGCTGCCCGCGCTGATTGGCGCGGAGGCCGCGCTGGACCTCATCCTCACTGGCAAGAACGTCAAGCCGTCCAAGGCGAAGAAGCTGGGCGTCGTGGATGAAGTCGTGCCGGTGCCCATGCTCAAGGACCTCGCGCTCAAGCGCGCGGCGGAGCTGGCCGCGGGCACGCTGAAGGTGGAGCGTTCGCACCAGGGCTTCAAGGCCGTGGCCCAGAGCAGCAAGAAGAAGGGCATCGCCGGCCTCTTCCAGGGGCTCATCAACAAGGACCTCTGGAAGGAAGCTGCGCTGGAGGACAACCCGCTCGGCCGCAAGGTGATGTTCGACCAGGCGAAGAAGCAGCTCCTGAAGAAGACGCGCGGCAAGTACCCCGCGCAGGAGAAGGCGCTGCAGGTCATCCGCGTGGGCCTGGAGTCCGGCCGCAAGGCGGGCCTGGAGGCGGAGGCGAAGGCCTTTGGCGAGCTGGTGTTCACGGACGTGTCGCGGCGCCTGGTGGAAATCTTCTTCGCCACCACGGCGCTGAAGAAGGAGAACGGCACCTCCAACCCCAACCTGAAGCCGCGCGAGGTGAAGAAGGTGGGCGTGCTGGGCGGCGGCCTCATGGGTGGCGGCATCGCCTACGTGGCTGGCGTGCTCCAGGGCGTACCCGTGCGCGTGAAGGACCGGGACGACGCGGGCGCGGGCCGCGCGCTCAAGCAGGTGCAGACGGTGCTGGATGAGCGCGTGAAGCGCCGCTCGCTCACGCGGCTCGAGTCGAACGCGAAGCTGTCCAACATCACCGCGGGCACGGACTACAGCGGCTTCAAGTCGGTGGACCTGATCATCGAAGCGGTCTTCGAGGACCTGAAGCTCAAGCACCAGGTCATCGCGGAGGTGGAGGCCGTCACCGGCGAGAACACCATCTTCGCGTCCAACACCTCCAGCCTGCCCATTGGCGAGCTGGCGAAGGGCAGCAATCGCCCCTCGCAGGTGATTGGCATGCACTACTTCAGCCCGGTCCACAAAATGCCGCTGCTGGAGATCATCACGCACCCGGGCACGGCGGAGTGGGTGACGGCCACCTGCGTGGACGTGGGCAAGAAGCAGGGCAAGACGGTCATCGTCGTCAACGACGGGCCGGGCTTCTACACGTCGCGCATCCTCGCGCCGTACATGAACGAGGCGGCGTACCTGCTGGCGGAAGGCGCGGACATCGTCCAGCTGGACAAGGCGCTGGTGGACTTCGGCTTCCCGGTGGGGCCCATCACGCTCTTGGACGAGGTGGGCATCGACGTGGCCCAGAAGGTGGGGCCCATCATGGAGGCCGCGTTCGGCAAGCGCATGGTGGCGCCCAAGGCGCTGGCGGGAGTGGTGTCCGACGGCCGCCTGGGCCGCAAGACGAACAAGGGCTTCTACCTGTACGAGAACGGGAAGAAGAAGGAGGTGGACCCGCAGGTCTACCTGCTCCTGCCGCACGGCAAGGACCGCAAGTCCCTGGACCCCGCGGAGATGGCGGAACGCGTCGCGCTGCAGATGGTGAACGAGGCCATCCGCTGCCTGGGTGAAGGCATCCTGCGCAGCCCGCGCGACGGCGACGTGGGCGCCATCTTCGGCCTGGGCTTCCCGCCGTTCCTGGGCGGCCCGTTCCGGTACGCGGACGCCCTGGGCCCGGCCAACCTGCTGCGCAAGCTGGAGCACTACCAGGACAAGTACGGAGAGCGCTTCACGCCCGCGCCGCTGCTGGTGGAGAAGGTGCGCGCCAACAAGGGCTTCTACGAGTCCTGA
- a CDS encoding ChbG/HpnK family deacetylase: protein MASRTRLIVNADDLGLHPSLDAGILKAHREGIVTSATLLAMGPSAAEAVGLAKAQGLAVGVHLALSTRLPCAAPAEAVRTVAPGGRLRGNWAGFAKAWVTGRVRREELERELSAQLSRARELGAQVDHLDGHQHLHLLPGVRSVVEGIAAREGLPLRWPDALPRASWLRAPGPALKTTVLAVLARTAPRARPGVRRVSAGGVFEAGRLDESALLSVLDSLPAGDFELGCHPGEGAPHVPEDPAWTYGWEAELAALTSPRVKAKLVERGITLANYGELG from the coding sequence ATGGCGTCGCGCACCCGCCTCATCGTCAACGCGGACGACCTGGGCCTGCATCCGTCACTGGACGCGGGCATCCTCAAGGCGCACCGCGAGGGCATCGTGACCAGCGCGACGCTGCTGGCCATGGGGCCCTCCGCCGCGGAGGCCGTGGGATTGGCGAAGGCGCAGGGGCTGGCGGTGGGTGTGCACCTGGCGCTGTCCACGCGGCTTCCCTGCGCGGCTCCCGCTGAGGCCGTGCGGACGGTGGCGCCGGGCGGGCGGCTGCGGGGCAACTGGGCGGGGTTCGCGAAGGCGTGGGTGACGGGGCGGGTACGGAGAGAAGAGCTGGAGCGGGAGCTGTCCGCGCAGCTCTCCCGCGCTCGGGAGCTGGGCGCGCAGGTGGATCACCTGGACGGGCACCAGCACCTGCACCTGTTGCCGGGGGTGCGGTCGGTGGTGGAGGGCATCGCCGCGCGCGAGGGCCTTCCCCTGCGGTGGCCGGATGCGCTGCCGCGCGCGTCGTGGCTTCGGGCTCCCGGGCCGGCGTTGAAGACGACGGTGCTCGCGGTGCTGGCGCGGACGGCTCCTCGGGCCCGGCCGGGCGTGCGGCGGGTGAGCGCGGGCGGCGTATTCGAGGCGGGCCGGCTGGATGAGTCCGCGCTGCTCTCGGTGCTGGACTCGCTGCCGGCGGGAGACTTCGAGCTGGGGTGCCACCCCGGTGAGGGTGCTCCGCATGTGCCGGAGGATCCGGCGTGGACCTATGGCTGGGAGGCGGAGCTGGCCGCGCTCACCAGTCCCCGCGTGAAGGCGAAGCTCGTGGAGCGGGGCATCACGCTCGCGAACTACGGCGAGCTGGGCTGA
- the fadI gene encoding acetyl-CoA C-acyltransferase FadI, translating to MASEKRNGHRRVAIVRGLRTPFAKAGTVFANLTALDLGRMVVQELVQRSDLDPNEINQVVFGQVIPTLTAPSIAREVVLAAGLPKRIDAFTVARACATSIQSMVAGANAIALGDADVVITGGTESLSDAPIFTSRPLAHALAASSKGKSLPDKLKPFQKLKAKDLIPVPPAIAEYSTGETMGESAEKMAKENGITREEQDLIAFNSHQNAARAWKEGLFDGEVMHVTVPPKYEQTATKDNIVRDDTSLEALSKLKPVFDRRYGSVTAGNASPLTDGAAALLLMSEEKAKALGYEPLGFLRSHAFAATDPGDQLLQGPAYAAPVALKRAGMKLADIDLVEMHEAFAAQVASNLQALASKEFAKKAGFNAPVGEVDRSILNVTGGSISIGHPFGATGARIITQALNELKRRNKNTVLCTVCAAGGLGAAVILERA from the coding sequence ATGGCAAGCGAGAAGCGCAACGGCCACCGGCGGGTGGCCATCGTTCGCGGACTGCGGACGCCGTTCGCGAAGGCGGGCACCGTCTTCGCGAACCTGACGGCGCTGGACCTGGGCCGGATGGTGGTCCAGGAGCTGGTGCAGCGCAGCGACCTGGACCCCAACGAAATCAACCAGGTCGTCTTCGGACAGGTCATCCCCACGCTGACCGCGCCGTCCATCGCGCGCGAAGTCGTGCTGGCGGCGGGCCTGCCCAAGCGCATTGACGCCTTCACGGTGGCGCGCGCCTGCGCCACGTCCATCCAGTCCATGGTGGCGGGCGCCAACGCCATCGCGCTGGGCGACGCGGACGTCGTCATCACCGGAGGCACCGAGTCCCTGTCGGACGCGCCCATCTTCACCAGCCGCCCGCTGGCGCACGCGCTCGCCGCGTCGTCCAAGGGCAAGAGCCTTCCGGACAAGCTCAAGCCCTTCCAGAAGCTCAAGGCCAAGGACCTCATCCCCGTGCCCCCCGCCATCGCCGAGTACTCCACCGGCGAGACCATGGGTGAGAGCGCGGAGAAGATGGCCAAGGAGAACGGCATCACCCGCGAGGAGCAGGACCTCATCGCGTTCAACTCGCACCAGAACGCGGCCCGCGCGTGGAAGGAGGGCCTGTTCGACGGCGAGGTGATGCACGTCACCGTGCCGCCGAAGTACGAGCAGACCGCCACGAAGGACAACATCGTGCGCGACGACACCAGCCTGGAGGCGCTCTCCAAGCTCAAACCGGTGTTCGACCGCCGCTATGGAAGCGTCACCGCCGGCAACGCGTCCCCGCTGACGGACGGCGCCGCGGCGCTGCTGCTGATGAGCGAGGAGAAGGCGAAGGCGCTGGGCTACGAGCCGCTGGGCTTCCTTCGCTCGCACGCCTTTGCCGCCACCGACCCGGGCGACCAGCTGCTCCAGGGCCCGGCGTACGCAGCGCCCGTGGCGCTCAAGCGCGCAGGGATGAAGCTGGCGGACATCGACCTGGTGGAGATGCACGAGGCCTTCGCCGCGCAGGTGGCGAGCAACCTCCAGGCGCTGGCGTCCAAGGAGTTCGCGAAGAAGGCGGGCTTCAACGCGCCGGTGGGCGAGGTGGACCGGTCCATCCTGAACGTGACGGGCGGCTCCATCTCCATCGGGCACCCCTTCGGTGCCACGGGCGCGCGCATCATCACGCAGGCCCTGAATGAGCTGAAGCGTCGGAACAAGAACACGGTGTTGTGCACCGTCTGCGCCGCGGGTGGCCTGGGCGCCGCGGTCATCCTGGAGCGTGCGTGA
- a CDS encoding class I SAM-dependent methyltransferase yields the protein MSGLMSQALELYAHLPSGERFHVHARASSAPLLAVASRLPAGTVADIGCGHGLLSAVMALAVPERRVLGVDLDERKVHWAKQALSGLPNVSLDVGSVEELARTQPHTLDAVVVCDVLYLLPDERWPGFLRSVRGLLKPGGRFLLKEVEGDRSWKHAKALAQEWVMVSLLGRTKASGGMVLKPRVDGVRLLRDAGFEVREVVGLGAGYTTPHLLYDAEAR from the coding sequence ATGAGCGGGCTCATGTCCCAGGCGCTGGAGCTCTATGCGCACCTACCCTCGGGCGAGCGCTTCCACGTGCACGCGCGGGCGTCCTCGGCTCCCTTGCTCGCGGTGGCGTCGCGTCTGCCCGCCGGGACGGTGGCGGACATCGGCTGCGGGCACGGCCTCCTGTCCGCGGTGATGGCGCTCGCGGTGCCGGAGCGACGGGTCCTCGGAGTGGACCTGGACGAGCGCAAGGTGCACTGGGCGAAGCAGGCCCTGTCGGGGCTGCCCAACGTGTCGCTGGACGTGGGCTCCGTGGAAGAGCTCGCGAGGACGCAGCCGCATACCCTCGACGCGGTGGTGGTCTGCGACGTGCTGTACCTGCTGCCCGATGAGCGGTGGCCCGGCTTCCTCCGGTCCGTGCGCGGCCTGCTCAAGCCCGGAGGCCGCTTCCTCCTGAAGGAAGTCGAAGGCGACCGCTCCTGGAAGCACGCGAAGGCGCTCGCGCAGGAGTGGGTGATGGTCTCGCTCCTGGGGCGCACCAAGGCCAGCGGCGGCATGGTGCTCAAGCCGCGAGTCGACGGCGTGCGGCTCCTGCGCGACGCAGGCTTCGAGGTGCGTGAAGTCGTGGGCCTGGGCGCGGGCTACACGACGCCGCACCTGCTCTACGACGCCGAGGCCCGCTGA
- a CDS encoding mannosyltransferase family protein has protein sequence MPYMVRSAPRVVLTAGLAALVVCTALVAVSSMVFPQGYSPARLTWPGAPILLGWTHFDAGWYAHIATAGYSYTPGQQSPVAFFPLYPLVLRGLGLLSMDTFLAGVLVTMLCGLGALYVFTLWARTRADEEAARNAGLLLAFYPFAFFLYGAMYSDALFLLLIIGAFLLLERGQLGWAVLLAAVATAARPVAPALVVGLLARRLEWKHERGLKWSLMDLLPVFAAAGFVLYVLYQWKAFGEPFAFVKVQSAPGWDQKPGWRTWAKLRWFQGFSREMSLSDGFRLMGHAAVTVGALALVWPTVKRLGWGYGVYTLAIVGLPALSSKDFMGMGRYLLAAFPLFLTLALLLRERPRLRWGVLATSACVMLALTAAFGAAEYVS, from the coding sequence ATGCCCTACATGGTCCGTTCCGCTCCTCGTGTTGTTCTGACCGCCGGGCTCGCGGCCCTGGTGGTGTGCACCGCGTTGGTAGCGGTGTCCTCAATGGTGTTCCCGCAGGGCTACAGCCCCGCGAGGCTGACGTGGCCGGGCGCCCCCATCCTCCTGGGCTGGACGCACTTCGACGCCGGTTGGTACGCGCACATCGCGACGGCGGGCTACAGCTACACGCCCGGCCAGCAGAGCCCGGTGGCGTTCTTCCCGCTGTACCCCCTGGTGCTGCGCGGGCTGGGCCTGCTGTCCATGGACACGTTCCTCGCGGGCGTGCTCGTCACCATGCTGTGCGGCCTGGGCGCGCTGTACGTCTTCACGCTGTGGGCGCGCACGCGGGCGGATGAGGAGGCGGCGAGGAACGCGGGGCTGCTCTTGGCGTTCTATCCGTTCGCGTTCTTCCTCTACGGGGCCATGTATTCGGACGCGCTGTTCCTCCTGCTGATCATCGGGGCGTTCCTGCTCCTGGAGCGGGGGCAGCTGGGGTGGGCGGTGTTGCTCGCGGCGGTGGCCACGGCGGCGCGGCCGGTGGCGCCCGCGCTGGTGGTGGGCCTGCTGGCGCGGCGGCTGGAGTGGAAGCACGAGCGCGGCCTGAAGTGGAGCCTGATGGACCTGCTGCCGGTGTTCGCGGCGGCGGGCTTCGTGCTGTACGTGCTCTACCAGTGGAAGGCGTTCGGCGAACCGTTCGCGTTCGTGAAGGTGCAGTCCGCGCCGGGGTGGGACCAGAAGCCGGGCTGGCGCACGTGGGCGAAGCTGCGCTGGTTCCAGGGCTTCAGCCGGGAGATGTCGCTGTCGGACGGCTTCAGGCTGATGGGGCACGCGGCCGTCACGGTGGGGGCGCTCGCGCTGGTGTGGCCCACGGTGAAGCGGTTGGGGTGGGGCTATGGCGTGTACACGCTGGCCATCGTGGGATTGCCCGCACTGTCCAGCAAGGACTTCATGGGCATGGGGCGCTACCTGCTGGCCGCCTTCCCGCTGTTCCTCACGTTGGCGTTGCTGCTGCGGGAGAGACCGCGCTTGAGGTGGGGAGTGCTCGCCACGAGCGCCTGCGTGATGCTGGCGCTGACGGCGGCCTTCGGAGCGGCGGAGTACGTGTCATGA